From uncultured Roseateles sp., the proteins below share one genomic window:
- a CDS encoding mandelate racemase/muconate lactonizing enzyme family protein, translating into MPKIQSIEFCAAAVPLDRVTSFSNRTVSVRHYGLVRVRANDGLDGIGFCYIGSAGGGIFTAAVQELLAPMLIGQDSSAVEGLWAAMYQESLLQGRYGTVMRALSALDTALWDLNAKSAGLPLHKFLGAMQLDSVPAYASGGYYLDGKTPAMLGEEMASYAAKGFKAVKMKTGRLSPQAEEERLKSARDAIGPDIELMMDCNNGWTDTTQAMQYIRRFEAYDPYFIEEPFGPDDIDSHARLAKLTRIPVATAEIGYGRWAHKQMLDQGAAAILQTDAAVCGGITEWKRIAATASSYGVVMCPHWFHDLHAPLVAATPNARYVEFFWDDQVLNFRRLVDRQLEHQDGRVMLHQSPGLGFGFDEREVARHGRWSTVR; encoded by the coding sequence GTGCCCAAGATCCAATCCATCGAGTTCTGTGCCGCCGCCGTGCCGCTGGACCGAGTGACCTCGTTCTCGAACCGCACCGTCAGCGTGCGCCACTACGGCCTGGTGCGGGTGCGCGCTAACGACGGCCTGGACGGCATAGGCTTTTGCTATATCGGCAGCGCCGGCGGCGGCATCTTCACTGCGGCCGTGCAGGAGCTGCTGGCGCCGATGCTGATCGGCCAGGACAGCTCGGCCGTCGAGGGCCTGTGGGCGGCGATGTACCAGGAGTCGCTGCTGCAGGGCCGATACGGCACGGTGATGCGGGCCCTGAGCGCGCTGGACACGGCGCTGTGGGACCTGAACGCCAAGTCGGCCGGCCTGCCGCTGCACAAATTCCTCGGCGCAATGCAGCTGGACTCGGTGCCCGCCTACGCCAGCGGCGGCTACTACCTGGACGGCAAGACGCCGGCCATGCTGGGCGAGGAGATGGCCAGCTATGCGGCCAAGGGCTTCAAGGCGGTGAAGATGAAGACCGGGCGGCTCTCGCCGCAGGCGGAGGAAGAGCGCCTGAAGAGCGCCCGCGACGCCATCGGCCCCGACATCGAGCTGATGATGGACTGCAACAACGGCTGGACCGACACCACCCAGGCGATGCAGTACATCCGCCGCTTCGAGGCCTACGACCCCTACTTCATCGAGGAGCCCTTCGGCCCGGACGATATCGACAGCCACGCCAGGCTGGCCAAGCTGACCCGCATCCCGGTGGCCACGGCCGAGATCGGCTACGGCCGCTGGGCCCACAAGCAGATGCTGGACCAGGGCGCCGCGGCCATTCTGCAGACCGATGCGGCCGTCTGTGGCGGCATCACCGAGTGGAAGCGCATTGCGGCCACGGCATCGAGCTACGGCGTCGTGATGTGCCCGCACTGGTTCCACGATCTGCACGCGCCCTTGGTGGCCGCCACGCCGAATGCGCGCTATGTCGAGTTCTTCTGGGACGACCAGGTCCTGAACTTCCGCCGCCTGGTGGACCGCCAGCTGGAGCACCAGGATGGCCGCGTGATGCTGCATCAGTCGCCAGGCCTGGGCTTTGGCTTCGACGAGCGCGAAGTGGCCCGCCACGGCCGCTGGTCAACGGTGCGCTGA
- a CDS encoding LysR family transcriptional regulator has protein sequence MDSRFLQSFVSVVELGSIAEAARQLDLTPATMAQRLRALEAEIGARLIVRSGRTVKPTVAGQRILERARTVLREVRDLQSAASETDLPAGPLRLGAIPTALMGIVPAVMKAWVQRHPEIQIYIEPASTTVLYGRVLAGELDAAVLVHPLFELPKTVAWHTLREEPLVLLTPAGMAVTDPLEVIAREPFIRYDRQVVAGKMADDYLRQRGIRPQVRAELDGIEYIAKLVVEGLGVSVLPDWAVLGPPNPALKKWPLPPPCPSRTVGIVWQRRSVRAPLVEAFVGLATARVTDAIA, from the coding sequence ATGGATTCACGTTTTCTGCAGAGCTTTGTGTCGGTGGTCGAGCTGGGCTCCATCGCCGAGGCGGCGCGCCAGCTGGACCTGACGCCGGCGACGATGGCCCAGCGCCTGCGCGCGCTGGAGGCCGAGATCGGGGCGCGGCTGATCGTGCGCTCGGGCCGCACCGTCAAGCCCACGGTGGCCGGTCAGCGCATCCTGGAGCGGGCGCGCACGGTGCTGCGCGAGGTGCGCGACCTGCAATCGGCCGCCAGCGAGACCGATCTGCCGGCCGGGCCGCTGCGGCTGGGCGCGATACCGACGGCGTTGATGGGCATCGTGCCGGCGGTGATGAAGGCCTGGGTGCAGCGCCACCCCGAGATCCAAATCTACATCGAGCCTGCATCCACCACCGTGCTCTACGGCCGCGTGCTCGCCGGCGAGCTGGACGCGGCGGTGCTGGTGCATCCGCTGTTCGAGCTGCCGAAGACGGTTGCCTGGCACACCTTGCGCGAGGAGCCGCTGGTGCTGCTGACGCCGGCCGGCATGGCCGTCACCGACCCGCTGGAGGTCATAGCCCGCGAACCCTTCATCCGCTACGACCGCCAGGTCGTGGCCGGCAAGATGGCCGACGACTATCTGCGCCAGCGCGGCATCCGCCCCCAGGTGCGCGCCGAGCTGGACGGCATCGAGTACATTGCCAAGCTGGTGGTCGAGGGCCTGGGCGTGTCGGTGCTGCCCGACTGGGCGGTGCTGGGCCCCCCTAACCCGGCGCTGAAGAAGTGGCCGCTGCCGCCGCCCTGCCCGAGCCGCACGGTGGGCATCGTCTGGCAG